The Myxococcales bacterium genome contains a region encoding:
- a CDS encoding cytochrome C oxidase subunit IV family protein encodes MSAHENHDDGAVHTHVSSVPFYIGIFGALLTLTALTVGQSYVDLGRLNLAAVVIIASMKASLVVMFFMHIRHDAKFNGLMVLACVGFIGIFFAYTFNDVGHRGEYDKDENVTVNPRTGEIAPGSMKK; translated from the coding sequence ATGAGCGCACACGAAAATCACGATGACGGCGCCGTTCACACGCACGTCTCCTCAGTTCCCTTCTACATAGGGATCTTCGGAGCACTGCTCACGCTGACCGCTCTCACGGTGGGGCAGTCGTACGTCGACCTCGGCCGGCTGAACCTGGCCGCCGTCGTCATCATCGCGAGCATGAAGGCTTCGCTCGTGGTGATGTTCTTCATGCACATTCGCCACGACGCCAAGTTCAACGGCCTCATGGTGCTCGCGTGCGTTGGGTTCATCGGCATCTTCTTCGCCTACACGTTCAACGACGTCGGCCACCGGGGGGAGTACGACAAGGACGAGAACGTGACGGTCAACCCTCGCACCGGCGAGATTGCCCCCGGCTCGATGAAGAAGTAG
- a CDS encoding SCO family protein, with product MPSAPSTSSLLRRGRALLAAFAFAFAMSAAGPARAQGFMEQGPTAPTPEGMPEELKHVAVKEHLDQGLPLDAKFRDLAGKPVELRQMFDGKRPVVLLFAYHSCPVLCSMILSATSRALQGVQWSVGAEFDMVVISIDPNDTAARAAAKRDSIVRDYGRGDGRGFHFLLGDKANIDRVAEATGFTYQYDERQKQYAHPSVMMLVKPNGQMARYLYGLEFDPNDVRLGLLEASEGRSISTVEQIILYCYHYDPQGGRYVLVATRVMQVGGALTALLLGGMLSLFWLRERNKGGLLAALEPTHTRPPREAAATPS from the coding sequence ATGCCCTCCGCCCCCTCCACCTCCTCCCTGCTCCGCCGCGGCCGCGCGCTCCTCGCGGCGTTCGCGTTCGCGTTCGCGATGAGCGCGGCGGGGCCGGCGCGGGCGCAGGGCTTCATGGAGCAGGGGCCCACGGCGCCGACGCCCGAGGGCATGCCCGAGGAGCTCAAGCACGTGGCCGTCAAAGAGCACCTCGACCAGGGGCTCCCCCTCGACGCCAAGTTCCGTGACCTCGCCGGCAAGCCGGTGGAGCTGCGGCAGATGTTCGACGGCAAGCGGCCCGTGGTGCTGCTCTTCGCGTACCACTCGTGCCCCGTCCTCTGCAGCATGATCCTGAGCGCCACCTCGCGCGCGCTCCAGGGCGTGCAGTGGTCGGTCGGCGCCGAGTTCGACATGGTCGTCATCAGCATCGACCCGAACGACACCGCCGCGCGCGCGGCCGCCAAGCGCGACAGCATCGTGAGAGACTACGGCCGCGGCGACGGGCGAGGGTTCCACTTCCTGCTCGGCGACAAGGCCAACATCGACCGCGTGGCTGAGGCCACGGGCTTCACTTACCAGTACGACGAGCGCCAGAAGCAGTACGCGCACCCGTCGGTCATGATGCTCGTGAAGCCGAATGGCCAGATGGCTCGCTACCTCTATGGCCTCGAGTTCGACCCGAACGACGTGCGCCTCGGGCTGTTGGAGGCGTCGGAGGGGCGGAGCATCTCCACCGTCGAGCAGATCATCCTCTACTGCTATCACTACGATCCCCAGGGCGGTCGGTACGTGCTGGTGGCCACTCGCGTGATGCAGGTGGGGGGCGCGCTCACGGCGCTCCTCCTCGGCGGTATGCTGTCCCTCTTCTGGCTCCGCGAGCGAAACAAGGGCGGCCTGCTCGCGGCTCTCGAGCCCACGCACACCCGGCCCCCCCGCGAGGCGGCTGCCACGCCCTCCTAG
- a CDS encoding DUF2249 domain-containing protein: MASPHLHLQADQLYPFDARGIAKRFRHSAIFGALDALRPGETMRFCNDHDPLPLLDQLQARYGSNVEIAYVSRAPGEIVIDFAKKG, encoded by the coding sequence GTGGCAAGCCCCCATCTGCACCTGCAAGCCGACCAGCTTTATCCCTTCGACGCGCGCGGCATCGCCAAACGCTTCCGTCACTCCGCCATCTTCGGGGCGCTCGACGCGCTTCGCCCCGGCGAGACGATGCGCTTCTGCAACGACCACGATCCGCTGCCGCTCCTCGACCAGCTCCAGGCGCGCTACGGATCGAACGTCGAGATCGCCTACGTGAGCCGCGCTCCAGGCGAGATCGTCATCGACTTCGCGAAGAAGGGCTGA
- a CDS encoding metallophosphoesterase: MSRLFRARLVSAMVSAAPALFMLACGSATLAGPASSPPEEAGAPAPEEDADAGIPCPPSGVSKGPWVVGVTGSAASIRFEACRAGVSGAVTLAPEAGGESRTLSSKESTSVITVTHTAPLNPKATPDFAGTWYNHEVSAASLLPSTCYRYELAADKAATGRFCTARKSGEPLRFFAIGDTNPNLGDTTEQVLARAIPRGFDFTLHLGDIQYYDSTLETWASWSPRVAPMLRQGAFFPSIGNHEYEKPSEYEDYVRRYFGRTGLPGNDTAYRFESGGVHFFVLATEEAIGPGSTQSKWFEEESAKVTTLPGFRFSVVYFHRPFVSCGDEGDNPVARTFYEPLFVQNKVLLVLQGHLHAYERFELGSVTYVTSGGGGGRPGDPNKNLGRDYCASRKSAGAFHHGVLLEVEGPSLRGTVIDAAGGVRDTFERAVP; encoded by the coding sequence ATGTCACGTCTCTTCCGCGCCCGCCTGGTCTCTGCCATGGTCTCCGCCGCCCCGGCGCTCTTCATGCTCGCCTGCGGCTCCGCTACGCTCGCCGGTCCGGCCTCCTCGCCGCCGGAGGAGGCCGGCGCGCCTGCCCCCGAGGAGGACGCCGACGCGGGTATTCCCTGTCCACCCTCGGGCGTGAGCAAGGGGCCGTGGGTCGTCGGCGTGACCGGCAGCGCGGCGAGCATCCGGTTCGAGGCGTGCCGCGCGGGCGTCTCGGGCGCGGTTACGCTGGCTCCGGAGGCGGGCGGGGAGAGCCGCACGCTCTCTTCGAAGGAGTCGACGTCAGTGATCACCGTCACCCACACGGCCCCATTGAACCCCAAGGCGACTCCCGACTTCGCCGGCACTTGGTACAACCACGAGGTGAGCGCCGCGTCGCTCCTGCCTTCCACCTGCTACCGCTACGAGCTCGCCGCCGACAAGGCCGCGACCGGGCGTTTCTGCACGGCGCGCAAGAGCGGCGAGCCGCTGCGCTTCTTCGCGATCGGCGACACCAACCCGAACCTGGGCGACACCACCGAGCAGGTGCTCGCGCGCGCGATTCCCCGGGGCTTCGACTTCACTCTCCATCTCGGCGACATTCAATACTACGACTCCACGCTCGAGACCTGGGCGTCGTGGAGCCCGCGCGTGGCGCCCATGCTGCGCCAAGGCGCTTTCTTTCCGTCGATTGGCAATCACGAGTACGAGAAGCCGTCCGAATACGAAGATTACGTTCGTAGGTACTTTGGTCGCACGGGCCTTCCGGGGAACGACACCGCGTATCGCTTCGAATCGGGCGGGGTCCACTTCTTCGTGTTGGCCACCGAGGAGGCGATCGGCCCGGGGTCGACCCAGTCGAAGTGGTTCGAGGAGGAGAGCGCCAAGGTCACGACGCTCCCCGGGTTTCGGTTCTCCGTCGTGTACTTCCACCGCCCCTTCGTGAGCTGCGGCGACGAGGGCGACAACCCCGTCGCGCGGACGTTCTACGAGCCGCTGTTCGTCCAGAACAAGGTCCTGCTCGTGCTCCAGGGGCACCTCCACGCCTACGAGCGCTTCGAGCTCGGGAGCGTCACCTACGTCACCTCCGGCGGAGGCGGCGGGCGACCGGGCGATCCCAACAAGAACCTCGGGCGCGACTACTGCGCGTCGCGGAAGAGCGCAGGTGCCTTTCACCACGGCGTGCTCCTCGAGGTGGAGGGGCCCTCGCTACGCGGCACGGTCATCGACGCCGCGGGCGGCGTGCGCGACACGTTCGAGCGCGCCGTGCCCTGA
- a CDS encoding Ig-like domain-containing protein, producing MQGHIYMAQCAAEQTTDPRLRAVLDAHPMHLANGGYFPDSGYTARDHDQGEVAHWEPFVQAYIQVFRERYKPPFTPEASQHLAFLMGLAAHGITDSTFDSLLYARAEQVDGGDFDSFDLSMDVFIAHDKPRYFVPEYAYDAQYLSAVFGRVPHPVPTENITQAMTTARTGLSAVAGLLYAGANDYGKRYPWARAHVFEPRTGGSYPHGAAVVAGYYRELMKRLEGDTSADGLLIGTYPDEHRRLATLDPTRADGRVVLFFGHGLDRASIGESVVVTDGAGAVVPAKVAPFRGSTYPNVLTVTPTSKWQPSTRYTVRVAKTVRTLNGASPTKDLELTFETCAPKTPGGDCGEPDYPAPASACPKLDASFKTRPGQEPEAPAEPADAGPPPAANGTNPSSGCAVASPEPSLGALAWLGLPLALAWRKRRRAS from the coding sequence ATGCAAGGCCACATCTACATGGCCCAGTGCGCGGCGGAGCAGACGACCGATCCGCGCCTTCGCGCCGTGCTCGACGCGCACCCGATGCACCTCGCGAACGGCGGGTACTTCCCCGACTCCGGCTACACCGCGAGAGACCACGACCAGGGCGAGGTGGCGCACTGGGAGCCGTTCGTGCAGGCGTACATTCAGGTATTTCGCGAGCGCTACAAGCCCCCGTTCACGCCCGAGGCCTCGCAGCACCTCGCGTTCCTCATGGGCCTCGCGGCGCACGGGATCACAGACTCCACGTTCGATTCGCTCCTCTACGCGCGGGCCGAGCAGGTCGACGGCGGCGACTTCGACAGCTTCGACCTCTCGATGGACGTGTTCATCGCGCACGACAAGCCTCGCTATTTCGTGCCCGAATACGCGTACGACGCGCAATACCTGTCGGCGGTGTTCGGCAGGGTGCCCCACCCGGTCCCCACGGAGAACATCACGCAGGCGATGACCACGGCGCGCACCGGGCTCAGCGCCGTGGCGGGCCTTCTTTACGCGGGCGCCAACGATTACGGCAAGCGCTACCCGTGGGCGCGCGCTCACGTGTTCGAGCCCCGCACCGGCGGCAGCTACCCGCACGGCGCGGCGGTGGTGGCCGGGTACTACCGCGAGCTCATGAAGCGGCTCGAGGGCGACACGTCCGCCGACGGGCTGCTCATTGGCACGTATCCCGACGAGCACCGCCGCCTCGCGACCCTCGACCCGACGCGCGCGGATGGCCGCGTGGTGCTGTTCTTCGGGCACGGGCTCGACCGCGCGTCGATCGGGGAGAGCGTCGTCGTCACCGACGGCGCGGGCGCCGTGGTGCCCGCGAAGGTGGCGCCGTTCCGCGGCTCGACCTATCCCAACGTGTTGACGGTGACGCCCACGAGCAAGTGGCAGCCCTCCACGCGCTACACGGTCCGTGTCGCGAAGACCGTGCGCACGCTGAACGGCGCGTCGCCGACGAAGGACCTCGAGCTCACCTTCGAGACCTGCGCCCCGAAGACTCCGGGGGGCGACTGCGGCGAGCCCGACTACCCCGCCCCCGCGTCGGCCTGCCCCAAGCTCGACGCGAGCTTCAAGACCCGGCCCGGGCAGGAGCCCGAGGCGCCCGCCGAGCCCGCCGACGCGGGCCCCCCTCCGGCGGCGAACGGCACGAACCCCTCGTCGGGCTGCGCGGTGGCGTCGCCGGAGCCGAGCCTCGGGGCGCTCGCGTGGCTCGGCCTGCCGCTCGCGCTCGCGTGGCGCAAGCGACGCAGGGCATCGTAG
- a CDS encoding cytochrome c oxidase subunit 3 family protein: MSTEAAAAEGHETPGHDGHGHDDHGHHGPKWLQHHFDTPLQQFETAKLGMWVFLVQEILFFSGLFVAYGVFRNWYPEMFVAASHQLNKEMGATNTVVLLFSSFTAALAVRSSQLGKRAETGRYIVITILCACMFLVIKYFEYTHKFHAGLLPGDLFHPNAEHLKQGAEPLPENAHIFFSLYFVMTGIHGLHVVIGIGIFIWIYIRNWRGDFSKEFFTPVDLAALYWHLVDLVWIYLFPLMYLI, encoded by the coding sequence ATGAGCACCGAAGCCGCGGCCGCAGAAGGCCACGAAACGCCCGGACACGATGGGCACGGTCACGACGACCACGGGCACCACGGCCCGAAGTGGCTTCAGCACCACTTCGACACGCCGCTGCAGCAGTTCGAGACGGCCAAGCTCGGAATGTGGGTCTTCCTGGTCCAGGAAATTCTCTTCTTCAGCGGGCTCTTCGTCGCCTACGGCGTCTTCCGGAACTGGTATCCGGAGATGTTCGTCGCCGCGTCGCACCAGCTGAACAAGGAGATGGGCGCGACCAACACGGTGGTGCTCCTCTTCTCGAGCTTCACGGCGGCGCTCGCGGTGCGCTCGTCCCAGCTCGGCAAGCGCGCCGAGACCGGGCGCTACATCGTGATCACCATCCTCTGCGCGTGCATGTTCCTTGTGATCAAGTACTTCGAGTACACGCACAAGTTCCACGCGGGTCTGCTCCCCGGCGACCTCTTTCACCCGAACGCCGAGCACCTGAAGCAGGGCGCGGAGCCGCTGCCCGAGAACGCCCACATCTTCTTCTCGCTCTACTTCGTCATGACCGGCATCCACGGTCTGCACGTCGTGATCGGGATTGGCATCTTCATCTGGATTTACATCCGCAACTGGCGCGGCGACTTCTCGAAGGAGTTCTTCACGCCGGTGGACCTGGCCGCCCTCTACTGGCACCTCGTCGACCTCGTGTGGATCTACCTCTTCCCCCTCATGTACCTCATCTGA
- a CDS encoding cbb3-type cytochrome c oxidase subunit I yields MAAVTTPHTGDHGHASDDEKNYLEVKRGIGSWLVTLDHKRIGVMYLVAVLIAFLAGGIFALVLRVELLTKGRTIMDQDTYNRMFSLHGVVMVFLFIIPSIPAAMGNIILPIQLGAKDVAFPKLNLLSLYVYIFGACFGLYSMVNGGVDTGWTFYVPYSSSSLVGSQSAVVPMTLAAFIMGFSSILTGVNFIATVHKMRAPGMSWRRLSLFTWALYATSIIQVLATPVLAITLLLLTLERAFGLGIFDPRLGGDPVLYQHFFWFYSHPAVYIMIVPGMGVVSELIGTFSRREPVGYMFIAMSSLGLALLGFLVWGHHMFVAGMSQYASMVFSALTFLIAIPSGVKVFNWVATLYKGSISLQSPMLWALSFIFLFTIGGLTGLFLGILAVDVHLHDTYFVVAHFHYVMVGGTVMGFVGGLHYWWPKITGKLYDEKPAIAGWALVFIGFNITFMSQFVLGSRGMPRRYYDYLPEFQGLHQISTMGSWVLGVGFVILLINFARSLFGGAKSPRNPWGSAALEWQTATPPPLYNFTETPVITRGPYEYHLATDEELSED; encoded by the coding sequence ATGGCAGCCGTCACTACACCTCACACCGGCGATCACGGACACGCGTCCGACGACGAGAAGAACTACCTCGAGGTCAAGCGAGGTATCGGGAGTTGGCTCGTAACCCTCGACCACAAGCGGATCGGGGTCATGTACCTCGTCGCCGTGCTCATCGCCTTCCTGGCGGGGGGGATCTTCGCGCTCGTGCTGCGCGTCGAGCTCCTCACCAAGGGGCGCACGATCATGGACCAGGACACCTACAACAGGATGTTCTCGCTCCACGGCGTCGTGATGGTCTTCCTGTTCATCATCCCGTCCATCCCGGCGGCGATGGGCAACATCATCCTCCCCATTCAGCTCGGGGCCAAAGACGTCGCCTTCCCGAAGCTGAACCTGCTCAGCCTCTACGTCTACATCTTCGGCGCCTGCTTCGGCCTCTACAGCATGGTGAACGGCGGCGTAGACACCGGCTGGACCTTCTACGTGCCGTACAGCTCGTCGTCGCTCGTCGGCTCCCAGAGCGCCGTCGTTCCTATGACGCTCGCCGCGTTCATCATGGGGTTCTCGTCGATCCTCACGGGCGTGAACTTCATCGCGACGGTGCACAAGATGCGCGCGCCGGGCATGTCGTGGCGCCGCCTATCGCTCTTCACGTGGGCGCTCTACGCGACCTCGATCATTCAGGTCCTCGCGACCCCGGTGCTCGCCATCACGCTGCTCCTGCTCACCCTCGAGCGCGCGTTCGGCCTGGGCATCTTCGACCCGCGCCTCGGCGGTGATCCCGTCCTCTACCAGCACTTCTTCTGGTTCTACTCGCACCCCGCCGTCTACATCATGATCGTCCCGGGTATGGGCGTCGTGAGCGAGCTCATCGGCACCTTCAGCCGCCGCGAGCCGGTCGGCTACATGTTCATCGCGATGAGCTCCCTCGGCCTCGCGCTCCTCGGCTTCCTCGTGTGGGGTCACCACATGTTCGTCGCCGGCATGAGCCAGTACGCCAGCATGGTGTTCTCGGCCCTCACCTTCCTCATCGCCATCCCGTCGGGCGTGAAGGTCTTCAACTGGGTGGCCACGCTCTACAAGGGCTCCATATCGCTCCAGTCGCCCATGTTGTGGGCGCTCTCGTTCATCTTCCTCTTCACGATCGGCGGCCTCACGGGCCTCTTCCTCGGCATCCTCGCCGTCGACGTCCACCTCCACGACACCTACTTCGTCGTCGCGCACTTCCACTACGTCATGGTGGGCGGCACGGTCATGGGCTTCGTCGGCGGGCTCCACTACTGGTGGCCCAAAATCACCGGCAAGCTCTACGACGAGAAGCCGGCCATCGCCGGGTGGGCGCTCGTCTTCATCGGCTTCAACATCACCTTCATGTCGCAGTTCGTGCTCGGCTCGCGCGGCATGCCGCGCCGCTATTACGACTACCTCCCCGAGTTCCAGGGGCTCCACCAGATCTCCACGATGGGCTCGTGGGTGCTCGGCGTCGGCTTCGTCATCCTCCTCATCAACTTCGCCCGCTCGCTCTTCGGCGGCGCGAAGTCTCCGCGCAACCCGTGGGGCTCGGCGGCCCTCGAGTGGCAGACGGCGACGCCGCCTCCGCTCTACAACTTCACCGAGACGCCCGTCATCACGCGCGGCCCGTACGAGTACCACCTTGCCACCGACGAGGAGCTGAGCGAGGACTGA
- the coxB gene encoding cytochrome c oxidase subunit II produces MIVPQESFQLPPAMSTGAAEIDWLYNFTYYFSLVFTVVITVATVAFTVKYRRQKGVKAEPTQDYTKLELFWTITPLIFIVFLFHWGYEVFARNTMVPEGAREYRVRGKRWSWSFEYPTGDNEPNELTLEVNKPVKLILSSEDVLHSFFIPAMRAKRDAVPGQYSYVTFTPNEIGDAPVFCAEYCGKDHSYMLAKIHVVSAQDYKAHLDELSKIPNEYAKLGVEGPAKWGEALFKKNGCNACHSMNGTKIVGPSLKGIAGTMQPTTAGQMMADDNYLRESIAKPQAKIVSGYESVQMPPFVFKDAQMDAIIAYIKSVK; encoded by the coding sequence ATGATTGTACCCCAAGAAAGCTTCCAGCTGCCTCCAGCCATGTCGACCGGCGCCGCCGAAATCGACTGGCTCTACAACTTCACCTACTACTTCTCGCTCGTGTTCACCGTCGTCATCACGGTGGCCACGGTCGCGTTCACGGTGAAGTACAGGCGCCAAAAGGGCGTGAAGGCGGAGCCCACCCAGGACTACACGAAGCTCGAGTTGTTCTGGACGATCACCCCGCTGATCTTCATCGTCTTCCTCTTCCACTGGGGCTACGAGGTCTTCGCGCGAAACACCATGGTGCCCGAGGGTGCCCGCGAGTACCGCGTCCGCGGCAAGCGGTGGAGCTGGAGCTTCGAGTACCCCACCGGCGACAACGAGCCGAACGAGCTCACCCTCGAGGTGAACAAGCCCGTGAAGCTCATCCTCTCCTCGGAGGACGTGCTTCACAGCTTCTTCATCCCCGCCATGCGCGCCAAGCGCGACGCGGTGCCCGGCCAGTACAGCTACGTCACCTTCACCCCGAACGAGATCGGTGACGCTCCGGTGTTCTGCGCCGAGTACTGCGGCAAGGATCACTCCTACATGCTCGCCAAGATCCACGTGGTGAGCGCGCAGGACTACAAGGCCCACCTCGACGAGCTCAGCAAGATCCCGAATGAGTACGCCAAGTTGGGCGTCGAGGGGCCGGCAAAGTGGGGTGAGGCGCTCTTCAAGAAGAACGGCTGCAACGCCTGCCACTCGATGAACGGAACCAAGATCGTCGGCCCCTCGCTGAAGGGCATCGCCGGTACGATGCAGCCCACGACCGCTGGGCAAATGATGGCCGACGACAACTACCTCCGTGAATCCATCGCGAAGCCGCAGGCCAAGATCGTCTCCGGCTACGAGTCGGTGCAGATGCCGCCCTTCGTCTTCAAGGACGCCCAGATGGACGCCATCATCGCCTACATCAAGTCGGTCAAGTAA
- a CDS encoding sigma-54-dependent Fis family transcriptional regulator, with translation MRRAQEICSVCGLDPVVGSASRPSRIVAQSAAMQAVLSRAHRFADASAPVVILGESGTGKEVVARALHGSSSRRDAPFVAVNVAALPAELLESELFGHARGAFTGAATAKQGLFEVAHGGTLFLDEVAEMPLPLQAKLLRVLQDGEIRRVGETHSFGVDARVVCATHRDLAGLVERGLFREDLYYRLNVLRLRVPPLRARPEDVLPLARTFLAHEGKGQLAFTAAAKNALARHTWPGNVRELSSAVKHGIALARDGVIDVEHLPEELMTPRSSEPPAARAATPDLRTLAEVERAHILHVVEACGGSQVEAARLLGIGRSTLWRKLRE, from the coding sequence ATGAGACGAGCGCAAGAGATCTGCTCTGTGTGCGGGCTCGACCCGGTCGTCGGCTCCGCGTCGCGACCGTCGCGCATCGTCGCGCAGAGCGCCGCGATGCAGGCGGTGTTGAGCCGCGCCCACCGCTTCGCGGACGCCAGCGCGCCGGTCGTCATCCTCGGTGAGAGCGGGACGGGCAAGGAGGTCGTGGCGCGCGCCCTGCACGGGAGCAGCTCGCGCAGAGACGCGCCCTTCGTCGCCGTGAACGTCGCCGCGCTCCCCGCCGAGCTGCTCGAGTCCGAGCTCTTCGGTCACGCTCGTGGAGCGTTCACCGGCGCAGCGACCGCGAAGCAAGGACTCTTCGAGGTCGCTCATGGCGGGACGCTCTTTCTCGACGAGGTGGCCGAGATGCCGCTGCCGTTGCAGGCGAAGCTCCTCCGCGTGCTCCAGGATGGCGAGATCCGGCGCGTGGGCGAGACCCACTCGTTCGGCGTAGACGCGCGCGTCGTGTGCGCAACTCATCGCGATCTTGCCGGGCTCGTCGAGCGCGGGCTCTTCCGCGAGGACCTGTACTACCGGCTCAACGTGCTGAGGCTGCGCGTGCCGCCGCTCCGTGCTCGGCCGGAGGACGTGCTCCCGCTCGCGCGCACGTTCCTCGCCCACGAAGGGAAGGGCCAGCTGGCCTTCACGGCCGCAGCGAAGAATGCGCTCGCGCGCCACACGTGGCCCGGCAACGTCCGGGAGCTCTCGAGCGCCGTCAAGCACGGGATCGCGCTAGCTCGCGACGGCGTGATCGACGTCGAGCACCTCCCGGAGGAGCTCATGACCCCGCGGTCCTCGGAGCCGCCCGCCGCCCGCGCGGCGACCCCCGATCTACGAACCCTCGCCGAAGTGGAACGGGCGCACATCCTGCACGTCGTGGAGGCGTGCGGCGGCTCGCAGGTCGAGGCCGCGCGGCTCCTCGGGATCGGCCGCAGCACACTCTGGAGGAAGCTGCGCGAGTGA
- the ric gene encoding iron-sulfur cluster repair di-iron protein: protein MPIDRESTIAEIVLEHSECAKVFCDHRVDFCCRGDRSLTVACAEKGLDLEVVCGDLERAIAGREERHEPDPRAMSTAELVSFIVSRHHAYLYEALPFLEPLATKVARVHGEHNPKLLGIRDTFRELAERLEPHLREEEAVLFPALTAQQPDDRLVASELASAQQDHLQVGDLLARLRAQADDYTSPAWACGSYRTLMRELAALEMDTLRHVHLETHVVAPRFKAARASAPAST from the coding sequence ATGCCCATCGATCGAGAGTCCACCATCGCCGAGATCGTGCTCGAGCACTCCGAGTGCGCGAAGGTCTTCTGCGACCACCGCGTCGACTTCTGCTGCCGCGGCGACCGCAGCTTGACCGTCGCATGCGCGGAGAAGGGGCTCGACCTCGAGGTGGTCTGCGGAGACCTAGAGCGCGCGATCGCCGGGCGCGAGGAGCGGCATGAGCCCGATCCCCGCGCGATGTCGACCGCCGAGCTCGTCTCGTTCATCGTCTCGCGTCACCACGCGTACCTCTACGAGGCCCTTCCGTTCCTCGAGCCGCTCGCCACGAAGGTGGCGCGCGTGCACGGCGAGCACAACCCGAAGCTGCTCGGCATCCGCGACACGTTCCGCGAGCTCGCCGAGCGGCTCGAACCACACCTGCGCGAAGAGGAGGCCGTGCTGTTCCCCGCGCTCACCGCGCAGCAGCCCGACGACCGCCTCGTGGCGTCAGAGCTCGCGAGCGCGCAGCAGGATCACCTGCAAGTAGGGGACCTCTTGGCTCGCCTACGTGCGCAGGCCGACGACTACACCTCGCCCGCCTGGGCCTGCGGCAGCTATCGCACGCTGATGCGCGAGCTCGCGGCGCTCGAGATGGACACGCTGCGCCACGTGCACCTCGAGACCCACGTCGTCGCGCCGCGCTTCAAGGCGGCCCGCGCGAGCGCGCCAGCGTCGACGTGA
- a CDS encoding alpha/beta hydrolase yields the protein MPYVSTRIGRWFYEERGGAGAGPAIVCLHGLLFDGGMWRNQLGPLAALGRVIVFDGPGHGKSEVPPLFTLGEHADALADALAELGVDASVLVGLSWGGMLAMRFAVRHATNTRGLALLDTSAERELPALRARFRAFATFHQYVGMPYSLYEREIAPRMFCRRTRERAPDLVSQTGRTLLGFNRRGVARAAMAVAVNRTDVLGSLPQISCPTLVLCGRDDRSTPVAKNENIASRIPGARFVVIEGAGHMTPLEQPDAVNAQLLPFIEGALTDARA from the coding sequence ATGCCGTACGTCTCTACGCGCATCGGGCGCTGGTTCTACGAAGAGCGCGGCGGGGCCGGAGCCGGCCCGGCGATCGTGTGCCTCCACGGCCTCTTGTTCGACGGGGGCATGTGGCGAAATCAGCTCGGCCCGCTCGCCGCGCTCGGCCGCGTCATCGTGTTCGACGGCCCGGGCCACGGAAAGAGCGAGGTGCCGCCCCTCTTCACGCTCGGCGAGCACGCCGACGCCCTCGCCGACGCCCTCGCCGAGCTGGGCGTCGACGCGTCGGTGCTCGTTGGCCTCTCGTGGGGCGGCATGCTGGCCATGCGCTTCGCCGTGCGCCACGCGACGAACACGCGGGGGCTCGCGCTGCTCGACACCAGCGCCGAGCGCGAGCTCCCCGCCTTGCGCGCCCGGTTCCGCGCCTTCGCGACGTTTCATCAGTACGTGGGCATGCCGTATTCTCTGTACGAGCGTGAGATCGCCCCGCGCATGTTCTGCCGCCGCACGCGCGAGCGCGCGCCCGATCTGGTGAGCCAGACGGGCCGCACGCTGCTCGGCTTCAACCGCCGCGGGGTGGCGCGCGCGGCGATGGCGGTCGCGGTGAACCGCACCGACGTGCTCGGTTCCCTGCCCCAGATTTCCTGCCCCACGCTCGTGCTCTGCGGACGCGACGACCGCTCCACCCCGGTGGCGAAGAACGAGAACATCGCGTCGCGAATCCCGGGCGCCCGCTTCGTGGTGATCGAGGGCGCGGGGCACATGACACCGCTCGAGCAGCCCGACGCGGTGAACGCGCAGCTGCTCCCCTTCATCGAGGGCGCGCTCACCGACGCGCGCGCCTGA